One Panicum virgatum strain AP13 chromosome 9K, P.virgatum_v5, whole genome shotgun sequence genomic region harbors:
- the LOC120648499 gene encoding serine/threonine-protein phosphatase 6 regulatory ankyrin repeat subunit B-like, whose product MAAAEPADGGMDPALYKAATYGCVWSLRKLVEAGDLKALNSKTPQGNTVLHVASSHGHAKFAGEVHKLNEELIVAENADGDTPLHLAAKNGRLKVAELMIRLAQARAEDPGADGKLLKTPMTMTNGEGNTPLHEAVRHQHTDVALKLLVADSKCAHDLNKNSESPLDMAARQGLVQVVRRIVDVPWVQDKARHQTIGVTALHQAVLGGHTQIVEIMLEKHHDLLDRSDSGGNNALHYAAQKDNKRVVKRLLRERTGLAYKRNDQNQTPLHVAAHHGSTNAIRALLQQCPDVAEMSDAAGRNAFHAAVASGKTDALRCLLRNVRPAELPNHVDGDGNTPLLLAAEMSHVQSALLLVWDSRVNPCIRNKKGHTARSFLETRSAQDRATHSEVKIRTVDGGGGGGGGGQEPHTHLEIRSVDGEMDAYEMYLWKELKRHESKRCRNQQLPPVGFTLDRRTSHKYFERSVETYILVATLVATVTFAATFTMPGGYDQTKGIALHGHNTAFKIFVISNTVAMCSALIVVCCFIWAWKNPIKFMVDQLLWGHRLTIVACLAMLVSLMTAVYITVAPTSRWPAYVVIAIGMSTPAVVVLILGKEVIFVPL is encoded by the exons ATGGCAGCAGCGGAGCCTGCAGATGGAGGCATGGATCCAGCCTTGTACAAGgccgcgacgtacgggtgcgtGTGGAGCCTGCGGAAGCTGGTGGAGGCGGGCGACCTCAAGGCCCTCAACTCCAAGACGCCCCAGGGCAACACGGTGCTCCACGTCGCCTCCTCGCACGGCCACGCCAAGTTCGCCGGCGAGGTCCACAAACTGAACGAGGAGCTGATCGTCGCGGAGAACGCCGACGGCGACACCCCGCTGCACTTGGCGGCCAAGAACGGCAGGCTGAAGGTGGCCGAGCTGATGATACGCCTCGCCCAGGCGCGCGCAGAGGACCCCGGCGCCGATGGCAAGCTGCTCAAGACCCCCATGACCATGACGAACGGCGAGGGCAACACCCCGCTGCACGAGGCGGTGCGGCACCAGCACACCGACGTGGCGCTGAAGCTGCTGGTCGCGGACTCCAAGTGCGCCCACGATCTCAACAAAAACAGCGAGTCGCCGCTGGACATGGCCGCCCGCCAGGGACTCGTCCAGGTCGTCCGCAGGATAGTGGACGTGCCCTGGGTACAAGACAAGGCCAGACATCAGACCATCGGCGTCACGGCTCTGCACCAGGCCGTGCTCGGAGGCCATACCC AGATCGTGGAGATCATGCTGGAGAAGCACCACGACCTGCTGGACCGGAGCGACTCGGGCGGCAACAACGCCCTGCACTACGCGGCGCAGAAGGACAACAAGCGAGTGGTGAAGAGGCTGCTCAGGGAGCGCACGGGGCTAGCCTACAAGCGCAACGACCAGAACCAGACCCCGCTGCACGTCGCGGCGCACCACGGGTCCACGAACGCCATCCGGGCGCTGCTCCAGCAGTGCCCCGACGTTGCCGAGATgtccgacgccgccggccgcaacgccttccacgccgccgtcgccagcggCAAGACGGACGCGCTCCGGTGTCTGCTCCGCAACGTCCGCCCAGCGGAGCTGCCCAACcacgtcgacggcgacggcaacacgccgctgctcctcgccgccgagaTGAGCCACGTCCAgtcggcgctgctgctggtCTGGGACAGCCGCGTCAACCCCTGCATCCGCAACAAGAAAGGCCACACGGCGCGCAGCTTTCTCGAGACCAGGTCTGCGCAGGACCGCGCCACGCACAGCGAGGTCAAGATCAGAAcggtcgacggtggcggcggcggcggcggcggcggccaggagccGCACACCCACCTCGAGATCAGGTCCGTCGACGGCGAGATGGACGCCTACGAGATGTACCTATGGAAGGAGCTAAAGCGCCACGAGTCCAAGAGGTGCCGCAACCAGCAGCTGCCGCCCGTCGGCTTCACCCTTGACCGCAGGACCAGCCACAAGTACTTCGAGCGCAGCGTCGAGACCTACATCCTCGTGGCCACCCTCGTCGCCACTGTCACCTTCGCCGCAACCTTCACCATGCCCGGCGGCTACGACCAGACCAAGGGGATCGCGCTGCACGGCCACAACACCGCCTTCAAGATCTTCGTCATCTCAAACACCGTTGCCATGTGCAGCGCCCTCATCGTCGTCTGCTGCTTCATCTGGGCCTGGAAAAACCCCATCAAGTTCATGGTCGACCAGCTCCTGTGGGGCCATAGGCTCACCATCGTCGCCTGTCTCGCCATGCTCGTCTCGCTCATGACCGCCGTCTACATCACCGTAGCGCCCACGTCACGGTGGCCCGCCTATGTCGTCATCGCCATTGGCATGAGCACTCCGGCTGTCGTCGTCCTCATTCTGGGCAAGGAAGTGATTTTCGTGCCGCTATAA
- the LOC120648500 gene encoding ankyrin repeat-containing protein NPR4-like, translating into MDSEGRMDPALYKAATQGKVASLRQLVDPEDPSVLSSTTPQLNTALHLAALHGHAAFAGEVLDKNEELLVARNDDGDTPLHLAAKAGKLEAAELLIRHALAWPQDRKSPLVMINKADNTALHEAVRNRRGAVAEALLDADPSRGHDLNERMESPLHMAAREGLVQVVRKIVDYTWVGQEFLPSVSLSGTALHQAVLGTHHRIVEILLEKRPELIDLTDSDGNNALHYAAQKDHQRAVELLLRKRTELAYRRNLHGMSPLHVAAHYGSTDAIKALLRYCPDVAEMVDGYGRNAFHASVDSGKASALRCLLRRVRPAELLNRADSNGDAPLHVAAKRSRVHCALLLLGDRRVDPCVRDRAGQTARSLVEVKLHTGEMDAYEMYLWKQLKHQELKRCRKQQLPPLATYPSRRGSNDKYFERIVETYILVATLIATVSFAATFTMPGGYHQTKGIALHGHNTAFKIFVISNTVAMCSSIVVVFCFIWAWQDPVRFKVDQLLWGHRLTIIACLGMLVSLMTAVYITVAPTSRWPAYVVIAIGASTPAVVVLMLGRDVIFVPL; encoded by the exons ATGGATAGCGAGGGACGCATGGATCCGGCGTTGTACAAGGCGGCGACGCAGGGGAAAGTTGCGAGCCTGAGGCAGCTGGTGGATCCGGAGGATCCCAGTGTCCTCAGCTCCACGACGCCCCAGCTCAACACGgcgctccacctcgccgccctgCACGGCCACGCCGCGTTCGCCGGCGAGGTCCTGGACAAGAACGAGGAGCTGCTCGTCGCCCGGAACGACGACGGCGACACGCCGCTGCACCTGGCGGCCAAGGCGGGCaagctggaggcggcggagctgctCATCCGCCACGCCCTCGCCTGGCCGCAGGACCGGAAGAGCCCTCTGGTCATGATCAACAAGGCCGACAACACCGCGCTGCACGAGGCGGTGCGGAACCGGAGGGGCGCCGTGGCTGAGGCCCTGCTGGACGCCGATCCCAGCCGCGGCCACGACCTCAACGAGCGGATGGAGTCGCCGCTGCACATGGCCGCccgcgagggcctcgtccaGGTCGTCCGGAAGATCGTCGACTACACCTGGGTCGGCCAGGAGTTCCTGCCCTCCGTCTCCCTCAGCGGCACCGCCCTGCACCAGGCCGTGCTCGGCACCCACCACC GGATTGTGGAGATCCTGCTGGAGAAGCGGCCGGAGCTGATCGACCTGACCGACTCCGACGGCAACAACGCCCTGCACTACGCGGCGCAGAAGGACCACCAGCGGGCGGTGGAGCTGCTGCTCAGGAAGCGGACGGAGCTGGCCTACAGGCGCAACCTCCACGGCATGTCCCCGCTGCACGTCGCTGCGCACTACGGCTCGACGGACGCCATCAAGGCGCTGCTCCGGTACTGCCCCGACGTGGCCGAGATGGTGGACGGCTACGGCCGCAACGCCTTCCACGCCTCCGTCGACAGCGGCAAGGCGAGCGCGCTCCGGTGCCTGCTCCGCCGCGTCCGGCCCGCCGAGCTGCTCAACCGCGCCGACAGCAACGGCGACGCGCCGCTGCACGTCGCCGCCAAGCGGAGCCGCGTCCActgcgcgctgctgctgctcggcgACCGCCGCGTCGACCCCTGCGTCCGCGACCGCGCGGGCCAGACCGCGCGCAGCCTCGTCGAGGTGAAGCTGCACACGGGCGAGATGGATGCCTACGAGATGTACCTGTGGAAGCAGCTCAAGCACCAGGAGCTCAAGCGGTGCCGCAAGCAGCagctgccgccgctcgccacctACCCCAGCCGCAGGGGCTCCAACGACAAGTACTTCGAGCGCATCGTTGAGACCTACATCCTCGTCGCCACGCTCATCGCCACCGTCAGCTTCGCCGCCACCTTCACCATGCCTGGCGGCTACCACCAGACCAAGGGCATCGCGCTCCACGGCCACAACACCGCCTTCAAGATCTTCGTCATCTCCAACACCGTCGCCATGTGCAGCTccatcgtcgtcgtcttctGCTTCATCTGGGCGTGGCAGGACCCCGTGAGGTTCAAGGTTGACCAGCTCCTGTGGGGTCACAGGCTCACCATCATCGCCTGCCTCGGCATGCTCGTCTCGCTCATGACCGCAGTCTACATCACCGTAGCGCCCACATCACGGTGGCCCGCTTACGTCGTCATCGCCATCGGCGCGAGCACCCCGGCCGTCGTCGTCCTCATGTTGGGTAGGGATGTGATCTTCGTGCCGCTATAA